One Bacteroidota bacterium genomic region harbors:
- the fabD gene encoding ACP S-malonyltransferase translates to MKAYIFPGQGSQFPGMGKELYETSIQAKELFEKANSILDFRITDILFGGTEEELKQTKVTQPAIFLHSVILAKALGVSFMPDMVAGHSLGEFSALMANQTLTFEDALVLVSKRAMAMQKACEAKPSTMAAILNLDDKVVETICAEITASGEVVVAANYNCPGQLVISGTTNGVTIACEKLKAAGAKRALLLPVGGAFHSPLMEPARIELEAAINSTLFSKPICPVYQNVTANAVSDPEQIKKNLISQLTAPVKWTQTIQQMIADGATSFVEVGPGKVLQGLVKKVNKDIEAVSA, encoded by the coding sequence ATGAAAGCATACATCTTCCCCGGACAAGGCTCACAGTTTCCCGGAATGGGCAAAGAGCTTTATGAAACATCAATTCAGGCAAAAGAACTGTTTGAAAAAGCCAATAGCATTCTTGATTTTCGCATCACCGATATTTTATTTGGAGGAACTGAGGAGGAGCTGAAGCAAACGAAAGTGACGCAGCCTGCCATTTTTCTACATTCTGTAATATTGGCAAAAGCATTGGGCGTATCATTTATGCCCGATATGGTGGCGGGGCACTCCCTGGGAGAATTTTCGGCGTTGATGGCTAATCAAACACTTACGTTTGAAGATGCGCTGGTATTGGTGTCAAAGCGTGCGATGGCTATGCAAAAAGCCTGCGAAGCGAAACCCTCAACCATGGCTGCTATTTTAAACCTCGATGATAAAGTTGTTGAGACGATCTGCGCTGAAATAACTGCAAGCGGGGAAGTTGTTGTAGCTGCCAATTACAATTGCCCCGGGCAGCTTGTAATATCAGGCACCACAAATGGTGTAACTATTGCCTGTGAAAAATTAAAGGCAGCAGGTGCAAAACGTGCGTTGCTGTTGCCTGTAGGCGGTGCATTCCACTCGCCCTTAATGGAACCGGCGCGCATTGAGCTGGAGGCCGCGATCAACTCGACTTTATTTAGTAAGCCCATTTGTCCGGTTTATCAGAACGTGACTGCGAATGCAGTTTCAGATCCGGAACAAATAAAGAAAAATTTAATATCTCAATTAACCGCTCCTGTAAAATGGACTCAGACAATACAGCAAATGATCGCCGATGGTGCCACTTCTTTTGTTGAGGTTGGCCCCGGAAAAGTGTTGCAGGGATTGGTGAAAAAGGTGAATAAGGATATAGAAGCGGTGAGCGCGTGA
- the folE gene encoding GTP cyclohydrolase I FolE produces the protein MANYKKTEEYNSGVTEQIAEYYKDILEKLGEDTKREGLEKTPYRVAKALQYLTHGHCIDPAAILRSAMFKDEYKQMVIVKDIEVYSLCEHHLLPFIGKAHIAYIPNGHIVGLSKIPRVVDAFARRLQVQERLTVEIRDCIHATLNPIGVAVVIEATHLCMQMRGVQKQNSVTTTSAFTGEFLKETTRKEFITLISSKLH, from the coding sequence ATGGCTAACTATAAAAAAACAGAAGAATACAATTCCGGTGTAACCGAACAAATCGCGGAATATTATAAAGATATCCTGGAGAAGCTGGGTGAAGATACAAAACGTGAAGGCCTTGAAAAGACGCCTTACCGTGTTGCAAAGGCATTACAATATTTAACTCACGGTCATTGTATTGATCCGGCGGCGATCCTGCGATCGGCAATGTTCAAAGATGAGTATAAACAAATGGTGATTGTAAAGGATATTGAGGTGTATTCGCTTTGTGAACATCATTTATTGCCATTCATAGGTAAGGCGCATATAGCCTATATTCCAAACGGGCACATTGTTGGATTGAGCAAAATACCACGGGTAGTTGATGCGTTTGCACGCAGACTTCAGGTGCAGGAACGTCTTACGGTTGAAATACGGGATTGTATACATGCGACCCTTAATCCTATTGGCGTAGCTGTTGTAATTGAAGCCACGCATCTGTGTATGCAAATGCGGGGTGTGCAAAAGCAAAATTCGGTAACAACTACATCGGCATTTACCGGGGAATTTTTGAAGGAGACGACACGAAAGGAGTTTATCACATTGATATCATCTAAGTTACATTGA
- a CDS encoding 6-carboxytetrahydropterin synthase, protein MVYITRRERFSAAHKLFRPDWNDEKNLEKFGKCANPNWHGHNYELLTTVKGPVDPETGYCANLIDISSVIKKYVVDKLDHKNINLDVDFMKGKMATTEVVAIEIWKQLEPHINKLGCKLHCVKLVETENNYVEYFGN, encoded by the coding sequence ATGGTTTATATAACACGAAGAGAACGCTTTAGCGCGGCGCATAAATTATTCCGGCCCGATTGGAATGACGAAAAAAATCTGGAAAAATTCGGAAAGTGTGCCAACCCCAACTGGCATGGGCATAATTATGAATTACTTACAACAGTTAAGGGACCTGTTGACCCTGAAACCGGTTATTGCGCTAATTTAATAGACATAAGTTCGGTTATCAAAAAATATGTAGTGGATAAGCTGGATCATAAAAATATTAATCTTGACGTTGATTTTATGAAAGGAAAAATGGCTACCACGGAAGTCGTTGCCATCGAAATCTGGAAGCAACTGGAGCCGCATATCAATAAACTTGGTTGTAAATTACATTGTGTGAAATTGGTGGAAACGGAGAATAATTATGTTGAATATTTTGGCAATTAG
- the mqnB gene encoding futalosine hydrolase: MNILIASATFTEIEHLLDKVEVYQNYNNTILEAGYNTVDIKFYVSGVGMSAMGYAMGKALNDGYDMALNIGIAGSFSKKTELGQVVNVTHDIFSELGAEDGDKFLTLHELNLIGTNEVNNNSTLKNKVIDQLPKAKGITVNTVHGNEQSIKKIVQRLNPDIESMEGAAFMFACKKESLPFAQIRSISNYVDRRNKNNWNIPLALENLSSAIIKVLDAF, translated from the coding sequence ATGAATATTTTAATTGCATCGGCAACATTCACAGAGATCGAGCATTTATTGGATAAGGTTGAGGTTTATCAGAATTACAATAACACTATTCTTGAGGCCGGTTATAACACTGTTGATATTAAATTTTATGTAAGCGGCGTGGGCATGTCGGCCATGGGTTATGCAATGGGAAAGGCGCTGAACGACGGTTATGACATGGCTTTGAACATTGGCATTGCCGGTTCCTTTTCAAAAAAAACCGAACTTGGACAAGTAGTAAATGTTACACACGATATTTTTTCTGAACTGGGAGCCGAGGACGGGGATAAATTTTTAACACTTCATGAGCTGAACCTGATCGGCACCAATGAAGTCAATAACAACTCTACCCTTAAAAATAAAGTGATCGACCAACTTCCAAAGGCAAAAGGCATAACTGTGAACACTGTTCATGGTAACGAGCAAAGTATAAAAAAAATAGTTCAACGCCTCAATCCGGATATTGAAAGCATGGAAGGTGCCGCCTTTATGTTCGCCTGCAAAAAAGAAAGTTTACCTTTTGCACAGATCAGATCCATTTCAAATTATGTTGACCGAAGAAATAAAAACAACTGGAACATACCTCTTGCACTCGAAAATTTAAGCAGCGCTATCATTAAAGTGCTGGATGCCTTCTGA
- a CDS encoding 1,4-dihydroxy-6-naphthoate synthase: protein MSTLLTLGFSPCPNDCFIFDAMIHGKIDTEDLVFDVTMTDVENLNKKAFEGTIDITKLSYHAYAYLTDKYALLNSGSALGKGCGPLLISKFQVSNLKSQISNLKIAIPGKYTTANLLFSLAYPNAKNKVEMVFSEIEDAVLNGRVDAGVIIHENRFTYEAKGLKKIIDLGEYWEQHTQYPIPLGGIVVNRRIDKPIQQKINRVLRKSIEYAFANPADSRAFVKANAQEMSDEVIQKHIDLYVNNYTIELGKEGKKAIHLLFEEIKKLGIVPNTNLIPHFIIE from the coding sequence ATGAGCACACTACTAACTTTAGGCTTCTCACCCTGTCCTAACGATTGCTTTATATTTGACGCAATGATCCATGGGAAAATTGACACAGAGGACCTTGTGTTCGATGTAACAATGACTGATGTAGAAAACCTGAACAAAAAGGCTTTTGAAGGGACCATTGATATCACCAAACTTAGCTATCATGCGTATGCTTATTTAACTGATAAATACGCTTTATTAAATTCAGGTAGTGCTTTAGGAAAGGGCTGCGGGCCGCTATTAATTTCCAAATTCCAGGTCTCAAATCTCAAATCTCAAATCTCAAATCTCAAAATAGCTATTCCGGGAAAATATACCACTGCCAATTTATTATTCAGTCTTGCCTACCCAAATGCGAAAAATAAAGTTGAAATGGTCTTTTCTGAAATTGAAGATGCTGTCTTAAATGGCAGGGTTGATGCGGGTGTTATTATTCACGAAAACCGCTTTACTTATGAAGCAAAAGGATTAAAAAAGATCATTGACCTGGGAGAATATTGGGAACAACATACACAATACCCTATTCCGTTAGGAGGTATTGTGGTGAACCGTCGCATAGACAAACCTATTCAACAAAAAATAAATCGTGTATTAAGAAAGAGTATTGAATATGCATTTGCAAATCCCGCAGATAGTCGGGCTTTTGTGAAAGCCAATGCCCAGGAAATGAGCGATGAAGTGATCCAAAAACACATTGACCTTTATGTAAATAATTATACCATTGAACTTGGTAAGGAAGGGAAAAAAGCAATTCATTTACTTTTTGAAGAAATAAAGAAACTCGGCATTGTTCCAAATACAAATCTCATTCCTCATTTCATTATTGAATAA
- the rfaD gene encoding ADP-glyceromanno-heptose 6-epimerase, with amino-acid sequence MIVVTGAAGFIGSCLVGKLNAEGYKDIVIVDDFSAKQKMPNLEGKTFSHKIHRDDFPKWLRDNHRFTQFIFHIGARTDTTEFNKEIFDRLNLNYTKELWNICVEFGLPFVYASSAATYGLGELGYNDDHDVVEKLKPLNPYGESKNEFDKWALKQPSKPYFWAGLKFFNVYGPNEYHKARMASVVFHAFNQIKDKGSVKLFRSHNPKYKDGEQLRDFVYVKDVVEVCMFLMQHRKDSGLYNLGSGKARTFLDLVNNTYHALNKQPKIEFIDTPVDIRDKYQYFTEANMNKLRSIGYSKNFHSLEEGIKDYVVNYLADGKYA; translated from the coding sequence ATGATAGTTGTTACAGGTGCGGCAGGTTTTATAGGTAGTTGCCTGGTAGGCAAACTAAATGCCGAAGGGTATAAGGACATTGTAATAGTTGATGATTTTTCGGCTAAGCAAAAAATGCCAAACCTTGAAGGCAAAACCTTTTCACACAAGATACACCGCGATGATTTTCCAAAATGGTTGCGGGATAATCACCGTTTCACACAATTCATATTTCACATTGGTGCGCGAACCGACACTACGGAATTTAATAAAGAAATTTTTGACCGGCTGAATTTAAATTATACCAAAGAGCTTTGGAACATTTGTGTTGAATTCGGTTTACCCTTTGTATACGCTTCATCAGCCGCTACCTACGGATTGGGAGAACTTGGCTATAATGATGATCATGATGTGGTTGAGAAACTAAAACCATTAAATCCATACGGAGAATCGAAAAACGAATTTGACAAATGGGCATTGAAACAACCGTCCAAACCATACTTTTGGGCGGGCCTGAAATTTTTTAATGTGTACGGTCCGAACGAATACCACAAGGCCCGCATGGCTTCAGTAGTATTTCACGCGTTTAACCAGATAAAAGATAAAGGATCTGTAAAACTATTCAGGTCGCACAATCCCAAATATAAAGATGGCGAACAACTGCGCGATTTTGTATATGTGAAAGATGTGGTGGAAGTGTGCATGTTTTTGATGCAGCACCGTAAGGACTCCGGCCTTTATAATTTAGGCTCCGGCAAAGCGAGGACTTTCCTTGACCTGGTCAATAACACTTATCATGCGCTTAACAAACAACCAAAAATTGAATTCATTGATACTCCTGTTGACATACGCGACAAATACCAATACTTTACCGAGGCCAATATGAATAAGCTGAGGTCGATCGGCTACAGCAAAAATTTTCACTCGCTTGAAGAAGGGATAAAGGATTATGTGGTAAATTATCTTGCCGATGGCAAGTATGCCTGA
- a CDS encoding SBBP repeat-containing protein, producing MTSGESFILAFSNLRTFSADWLIQFCTSTVLIIFASTDFRAQNSQAVPLATDNPHSLRGSGMSFTPNKGQIADMKGKLRPDILFKGATEGADVYIRKTGISYVQSNMAEVMHGIEEEVEEKEKAEKISEDKKQKLKEELLSKALLKVHRLDMDFERANLYSEATGNEQAEGYTNYYYAHCPQGITNVYSYNSVTQSNIYKGIDIKYFGGKEGGLKYDIIVHPGADPHQIKFRWKGADHISINHEGTLVIKTGVNEFTETLPKVYQNINGKIIDVKANYNLTLSPKGRVGEGLVTFELGTWSPEHPLIIDPWVTYYGGTGFDMGADITTDETGNVYVTGQTGSTSQITSLGFQNVFGGSYDAFLVKFNSGGSRIWATYYGGAGADAGYSVAVDRVGNAYLTGSAGAGSIVGIASGGFQNVFGGNYDAFLVKFNSGGSRIWATYYGGIGFDYGYGVTADGAGNVYLAGLTRGSTNIASGGFQNLYGDGDGDAFLVKFDPGGARIWATYYGGSGYDDGRSVAIDVTGNVYLAGLTASVTGIASGGFQNVLRGLSDAFLVKFDPGGNRVWATYYGGTGDDSGHSTDVDGAGNIIYLSGRTNSVTGIASGGFQNVLGGGEDAFLVKFTSSGLRVWATYLGGASVDYGLSLVVDPDNNDVFVSGDTYSLNFPITSCAWQKNLAGGISEDSFVAHFKPDGKIVCSSYVGGPGTSDDEYCSIALHGCYVYMTGYTGGSYPVTPGAHQTVYRGGLDAFVAQLYKSSCGFDKTTALSATVPTGSLCNNTPLNFTGNFSVSCESNTASYLWSFPGATPSNSTAQNPTGIVYPSPGTYTVTLKAKTACDSAEKLINVVISLCSTCNLNAQFVKGTSNCPDCKTNGCKEWIMVTGKDGTEPYSYQWPDGYDKRYRNGLCPGAYNVKVTDKSGCSVNVNLTAP from the coding sequence ATGACATCGGGTGAGAGTTTTATTCTCGCGTTTTCAAACCTCCGCACTTTCAGCGCAGATTGGTTAATCCAATTTTGCACAAGCACTGTCTTAATTATTTTTGCAAGCACTGATTTTCGCGCGCAAAATTCACAAGCCGTTCCGCTGGCAACAGATAACCCGCACTCACTTCGGGGTTCGGGCATGAGCTTTACCCCCAATAAAGGACAAATAGCCGATATGAAAGGTAAACTGCGCCCCGACATATTATTCAAAGGAGCAACTGAAGGAGCGGACGTATACATACGTAAAACAGGAATAAGTTATGTGCAAAGCAATATGGCCGAAGTGATGCATGGGATAGAAGAGGAAGTGGAGGAAAAAGAGAAGGCCGAAAAAATATCCGAAGACAAAAAGCAAAAACTAAAAGAGGAGTTACTAAGTAAAGCATTGCTGAAAGTTCATCGACTGGATATGGATTTCGAAAGAGCCAACCTGTATTCGGAAGCGACAGGCAATGAGCAGGCCGAAGGATATACTAATTATTATTACGCGCACTGCCCGCAGGGAATAACAAATGTTTACTCCTATAACAGCGTAACACAAAGCAATATTTACAAAGGTATCGACATAAAATACTTTGGAGGAAAAGAGGGAGGGTTGAAGTACGACATCATCGTACACCCCGGAGCCGACCCTCATCAAATAAAGTTCCGATGGAAAGGTGCCGATCACATAAGCATAAATCATGAAGGAACTTTGGTAATTAAAACCGGCGTAAACGAATTTACCGAAACCCTGCCCAAAGTTTACCAAAACATAAATGGAAAAATTATTGATGTAAAAGCTAACTACAATTTAACTCTCTCCCCGAAGGGGAGAGTCGGAGAAGGGCTTGTAACTTTTGAACTTGGAACCTGGAGCCCGGAACACCCTTTAATCATCGATCCCTGGGTTACTTATTATGGTGGAACAGGTTTCGATATGGGAGCAGACATTACCACTGACGAAACTGGCAATGTGTATGTAACTGGGCAGACCGGCAGCACATCCCAAATAACTTCATTGGGCTTTCAGAATGTATTTGGTGGTAGTTATGATGCCTTTCTGGTCAAGTTTAATTCGGGAGGCAGTAGAATCTGGGCAACCTACTACGGGGGAGCCGGAGCCGATGCAGGCTATAGTGTTGCAGTTGATAGAGTTGGCAATGCCTATCTTACAGGATCTGCGGGTGCGGGTAGTATAGTTGGTATTGCTTCAGGTGGCTTTCAGAATGTATTTGGTGGTAATTATGATGCCTTTCTGGTTAAGTTTAATTCGGGGGGTAGTAGAATTTGGGCAACTTACTATGGAGGAATTGGCTTTGATTATGGTTATGGCGTTACCGCTGATGGAGCTGGAAACGTGTATCTGGCAGGCTTAACAAGAGGCTCAACCAATATTGCTTCGGGTGGCTTTCAGAATTTATATGGCGATGGTGATGGAGATGCTTTTCTAGTTAAATTCGATCCGGGGGGTGCAAGGATATGGGCTACATACTATGGAGGATCCGGATACGACGATGGAAGGAGTGTTGCTATAGATGTGACCGGCAATGTGTATCTGGCAGGACTGACAGCTAGTGTAACAGGTATTGCTTCAGGTGGCTTCCAGAATGTACTTCGTGGTCTATCGGATGCCTTCCTAGTCAAATTCGATCCGGGGGGTAATAGAGTTTGGGCGACTTACTATGGAGGAACAGGCGATGATAGTGGCCATAGCACAGATGTTGATGGAGCCGGAAATATAATATATCTGTCTGGCCGGACAAATAGTGTAACAGGTATTGCTTCAGGTGGTTTTCAAAATGTACTTGGTGGTGGGGAAGATGCTTTTCTAGTAAAATTTACTTCCTCTGGCCTCCGCGTATGGGCCACATATTTAGGGGGAGCCTCCGTTGATTACGGTTTATCACTCGTTGTGGATCCTGACAACAATGATGTGTTTGTGTCGGGCGATACTTACAGCCTGAATTTCCCTATAACTTCCTGTGCCTGGCAAAAAAATCTGGCCGGTGGAATTTCCGAAGATAGTTTTGTCGCGCATTTCAAACCCGATGGTAAAATAGTCTGTTCTTCTTATGTGGGAGGACCTGGAACGTCTGATGATGAATATTGCAGTATTGCTCTACACGGCTGCTACGTTTATATGACAGGGTATACCGGAGGTTCCTACCCTGTTACACCGGGCGCGCATCAAACAGTTTATAGAGGAGGTTTGGATGCTTTTGTAGCGCAGTTGTATAAAAGCAGCTGTGGCTTTGATAAAACCACTGCCTTGTCGGCCACAGTGCCCACCGGCAGCCTGTGCAATAATACGCCATTGAATTTTACCGGTAATTTTTCCGTTAGCTGCGAAAGTAACACGGCAAGTTATTTATGGAGTTTCCCCGGAGCCACCCCTTCAAATTCAACTGCGCAAAATCCCACCGGTATTGTATACCCATCGCCCGGCACTTATACAGTAACCCTCAAGGCCAAAACAGCTTGCGATAGCGCGGAGAAGCTTATTAATGTAGTTATATCGCTTTGCTCAACATGTAACTTAAATGCCCAATTTGTAAAAGGTACTTCCAATTGTCCCGATTGCAAAACGAACGGCTGCAAAGAATGGATAATGGTAACCGGCAAAGATGGAACAGAGCCCTACAGCTACCAATGGCCCGATGGGTACGACAAACGGTACCGGAATGGGCTGTGTCCGGGAGCATATAACGTAAAAGTGACAGACAAGAGCGGGTGCAGCGTAAATGTTAACCTCACCGCACCGTGA